AAGCTCCCATCCGCACGCACTTCGAGCCGCTGGGGTACGAGGTCGTGTACCTCCCCCACATCGACGACGTCGCCGTTGGCGCTCAGGGCGCCGCCCCATCCGTTCCTGCGGAAGAGCATCGGCTTGCGCTCACGCTTCTCAACGAGGCGGTCTCGCGGGCACGCCAGGCTCAGCTGGTGTAGCGAGCGGGGTCGCCCGCCGGGGCTCAGCCCGAGCCGGGCCCGCCCAACGACGGCGCGCCCTCTCCCACCACACCGTTCTCTCGAGACGACATGTTATTCGCCCCGATAAAGCTGTGTTTACAAGAACTTGATGTGCGCGGGCGCGGTCCTGCGAGCGAGCTGCCAAGAACTTTGCGAGCAAGCCCCAGGGCTCAGTCCGAGTCGGCCCCGCCCCCGGCCCCGTCACCGGGCGCTCCGTCACCGGGCGCTCCCTCCGGCCGTGCGGGGAAGATCCGTCCAACGAGCGGTACGTGGTCGATCGGCATGCTGAACCAGTACCTGGCAAGCGGGAGCGATACGAGTGCAATGTAGCTCGTGAGGAGCTTGTCGATCAGCGAGGTGATGACGTTCACAATGGTCACGGCCCACACGAGCGGAAGTCCGTAGCCCAGCAGGGTGTTCGTTGCGCCCGTCTGCCCCGCTCCGAAGCTGCCGCCGTGGCGCAAGAGCAAGATCGGCACCGCAATCAGCGAGCACACGGCAGCAACAATGAGGCCGAGCAGGAAGAAGCGCACGAACGTGTCGCCCATCCGAAATTTCCGAACCCCGTAGCCCCAGATCAGGGCCCCAGCGATACCCGCGAGGGCGAATAGGTAGTCGTGCTGGTCGACGATAACCCCGAAGGCACTCGTCGCAATCGCGACCGCAACTCCGCTCCACGGCCCAAGCGCGATGGCAGCGATCGCAGTACCCGCCATGTCGAGGAAGATCGGAAGCCCGAGAACGTGCACGATCACGCTGCCGAGCAGGTTGCCCGCGAGACACAATACGAGCACCATCAGTGTCGCGCCAAGCGGCACCCGCTGCACCGTCGCGACCACCTGCGTGAGGCCCGTGTCAATGCGCTCCCGCACACCGCCAGCCGGGACTCGCCTTGCTCTGCGGCAGCGAGCGACCCACGCATCCGCCTCGGCCTCGTCGGCGCCGAGGGCAACAACGATGTCTCGGACGAGCTCGGTATCGAGTCGCGCCCTGCCCTCGCTGAACGCGTTGTACACCGTGGAGCGGGGCGGAGCGGCGGCGGCCTCGTGCACACCCCGCGCGAGGCGCAGCTCGGTCACGCGCCGAACAATTTCCGCGTACGACACAGGCCCGGCCTGCTCCCGCAGGGTCTGCAGGTCTGCGGCGATCTCGTCGAATGTTTCGGTCGCGCTGCGGTCAAGGCCTTCAGCCGTCATCGTCTCCCCCACTCAACTCGTTCCCCGCGATATGAAGTGTTGTACCTCACACCATATCGAGTGCGCGGGGTGAGCCACGAGTCGCGCCGCGCCGCAGCGCAGCGCGGCGGGCCTCAGACGTTCTCGTCGACCGGCATGCCGTCCTCGCCGAACTCGACGCCGTCCCGCTCAAGCCGCTCGCGGGCCGCATGGTGCACGACACCGCGCTTCGGGGGCTTCGGTTCGAGCATTGACAGCAGCGTGGCGCGCGCGGTATTCGGGTGCTCGGCGACAGCGATCCGAACGCTCCAGAACCGATCCTTCGCGAACCGCGCGAGCACCGCCTCGCTCGCGTCGGGGTTCAGCGCCGCGGCGTTTCGGATCGACTGATTGGGGTCAGTGTAGAACGGTTCAAACTCGGCGTCGGTGTGCGCACCGAGCGCGAGGGTGTAGCGCCGGTCCTCATCCGCCCGTTCTTCGGGCGTCTTCTTTCTTCCCACTACGAAACCTCTCCTCGTTGACCTGTGAGTGGCGCGGCGGCCCCGACCGCTCGAAGCCTGCGCCGCTGCAGAAGCTGCAACCCGAGGCTGCACAGCACGGCGAATGCTGCGGCGACGAGCACCGCCTCGATCCGGTAGATGCCGAGCACCCACACTGGCAGCTCCGAGCTTGTGCTGAGCAGGATCCCAGGCGTGAGGAACAGCACGAACTGCCGGTACTTCCCGGCCTGAATATATGCCACGCTTGCGACGAGGCACAGCACGGCTACGACGACCGGGATGGGCGCGGGCAGTAGCGCGAACAGCACCGTGGCGGCGACGCCGGCGAGGGATCCCGCCACGCGGTCGGCCGCCCGCGCGAACTGCGCGTCGAAGCTCACTGCGAGAATCACGCAGAACGACAGCATCATCCAGCCCGCGTAGTCGAAGCCCGTGACCTCGGCGAACAGCACGATGAGCACGGCACCGACGGCCGTCGCGACGCCGTAGTCGAGGCGGTCGCGCACGCTCGCAGCGTGGTCTGCCTCGCGCGTCTTGATGGGCGCGAACGCGGCGGCCGCGAGCACGAGCCCGGTGCCGAGCACCGTCCCGAGCAGCACCTGCCACAGCTCGCCGCCGCCCTCCCCCACCGCGGCGAAGGCGAGGAGGTTGACGGGCGAGCGGGTGAGGATCGCGATCTCGCCGAGCTTCAGCAGGCCCTGTACGAGCGACACCGCGACCACGGCTGCGAGCGTCGCCCACAGGCCGAGCGGCCCGACGAAGAAACCGAGCATCGCAACGGCGAACGCCCACGCCGCTGCGATGAGGCGTGAGCTCCAGCTCGGGACCCGGGCGATGCCGAGCAACAGCAGCATCGTCAGGAAGCCAGCGTGCGTCGTGTTCGGGCCGATCCACACCCGGCTCGCGCCGAGCACCAGCACGGCCGCTGCAACCGCGGCGACCGCGAACAGCACGGATCGCCACGGCAGGGCGAAGCTCCGCCAGAACCCGTCTTGTCTTGCGCTCACGCTCGCCCCTGCTTGCCCATCGCTCAGCCCGACGTCTTCCCGGGCATCCCTCACATCGTATTGAATTTGTGGGCCCGGGCCCAGCGCTCGCGTGTGAGCCTGAAACGTCGAAACACCGCTTGACCGTGGGTCACCGAGCCATCAGGTTCGAAGCCGTACCTCGAGACTGCCTTTGCGGGGTTTCTCGTGAGGGGTAGTGCGATCGTCACTGTTTCAATACCGAGGGAGCAGAACCCCTCGTCGAGCGCTGCGATGGTCACGCGGGCACCGTAGCCCCAATACGCGGGGAAGAGCACGAGGGCAAAGTCCGCTGAGTCAGCCTCGGCTTCGAATCCGCCCCATCCCGCGAACACACCGCCAATGAGTACCGCCCACGGACCGTACCCATGCTCCTCCCACTGCCGGTCCTTCCCCAGGACCCAAGCAGCGGTTTCCGCAGCAGAAAAGTCCCGCGCCAGGGGCATATGTCGCCCGTTGCGGGGCTCGTTCAGAAGCGCACGAATATCCGAGATAGGGATCGCAGGAAGTCGGGCGAACGCGACGTCCACTGGCGAAGTCCCCTCAGATGGGGTGCCCGAGATAGAAGTCACAGCAGCGATCTAGATCGAAACGCGTCGCAACGTTAGACGTTAAAGCGCCATTCGCAGACGTCGCCGTCCTGCATGACGTATTCCTTGCCCTCCATGCGGGCCTTGCCCTTCGCGCGAGCTTCAGCGACCGAGCCGGTCTCGACGAGGTCTTCGAACGAGATGATCTCGCCCTTGATGAAGCCCTTCTCGAAGTCGCCGTGGATGACGCCGGCGGCCTGCGGCGCCGTCGCACCCTTCGGAATCGTCCAGGCGCGAGCCTCCTTCGGCCCCGCCGTGAGGTAGGTCTGCAGGCCGAGGGTCTCGAAGCCGATGCGGGCGAGCTGGTCGAGCCCGCTCTCCTCCTGGCCGATCGAGGCGAGCAGCTCAGCCGCGTCTTCCTCGTCGAGTTCGATGAGCTCGCTCTCGAGCTTCGCGTCGAGGAAGATCGCCTTCGCGGGCGCCACGAGGTCTGCAAGCTCGGCGAGCTTCGCCTTGTCCTGCAGCACGCCCTCGTCGACGTTGAAGACGTAGAGGAAGGGCTTCGCGGTGAGCAGCCCGAGTTCGCGGATCGGCTCGAGATCCACACCCGCGAGCGACAGCGGCGTGCCGTCGTTCAGTGCGGCGAGTGCGGCCTTCGCAGCGTCGACGACCGACGCGTCGATCTTCTTGCCCTTGAGCTCCTTCTCGTAGCGCGGCAGCGCCTTGTCGAGGGTCTGCATGTCGGCGAGGATCAGCTCGGTGTTGATCGTCTCCATGTCGCTCGCCGGGTTCACGTCGCCGTCGACGTGGATCACGTCGGGGTCGGAGAAGCCGCGCACGACCTGTGCGATGGCGTCAGACTCACGAATGTTCGCGAGGAACTGGTTGCCGAGCCCCTCGCCCTCGCTCGCGCCACGGACGATGCCCGCGATGTCAACGAAGCTGACGGGGGCGGGCAGGATCCGCTCGCTGCCGAAGATCTCCGCGAGCTTGTTCAGCCGGGGGTCGGGCAGGTTGACGACGCCAACGTTGGGCTCGATCGTCGCGAACGGGTAGTTCGCTGCGAGAGCATCGTTGTGCGTGAGAGCGTTGAACAGGGTCGACTTGCCGACGTTCGGGAGACCGACGATTCCAATAGTTAGAGCCACGGGGGTCAAGTCTACCCGGCAAGTCGCGTGCGCGCGCCCGCGATCCCACTTACATTGCGGGCGGCCACGCGCCGAGGATCACGGCCATCACAACGACGGTCACGAGTTCGTGGGCGATGTTCAGCATCGTGAGCTTCACCGGTCGCCCCTCGAACGCGTCGTGGGTCACGAATCTCGCGGCCGTGAATCCCGCCCAGAGCAGCAGTCCGGTAATGAGGGCCGACGAGAGGAACGATCCGCCGTAGAAGGCGTGCGCGATCCAAATCGCCCCCGCGAATACCCACGCGGTGATGAAGCTCACGATGACCGTCGTGATGATTGGCCCGACGGCATCTTTCGCATTGCCACTCGGGGTGACGTTCGCGAGCCGCATCCAGATCGTGCCGAAGACCTTCGGCGTG
This portion of the Leucobacter komagatae genome encodes:
- a CDS encoding FUSC family protein, encoding MSARQDGFWRSFALPWRSVLFAVAAVAAAVLVLGASRVWIGPNTTHAGFLTMLLLLGIARVPSWSSRLIAAAWAFAVAMLGFFVGPLGLWATLAAVVAVSLVQGLLKLGEIAILTRSPVNLLAFAAVGEGGGELWQVLLGTVLGTGLVLAAAAFAPIKTREADHAASVRDRLDYGVATAVGAVLIVLFAEVTGFDYAGWMMLSFCVILAVSFDAQFARAADRVAGSLAGVAATVLFALLPAPIPVVVAVLCLVASVAYIQAGKYRQFVLFLTPGILLSTSSELPVWVLGIYRIEAVLVAAAFAVLCSLGLQLLQRRRLRAVGAAAPLTGQRGEVS
- a CDS encoding GNAT family protein gives rise to the protein MTSISGTPSEGTSPVDVAFARLPAIPISDIRALLNEPRNGRHMPLARDFSAAETAAWVLGKDRQWEEHGYGPWAVLIGGVFAGWGGFEAEADSADFALVLFPAYWGYGARVTIAALDEGFCSLGIETVTIALPLTRNPAKAVSRYGFEPDGSVTHGQAVFRRFRLTRERWARAHKFNTM
- the ychF gene encoding redox-regulated ATPase YchF → MALTIGIVGLPNVGKSTLFNALTHNDALAANYPFATIEPNVGVVNLPDPRLNKLAEIFGSERILPAPVSFVDIAGIVRGASEGEGLGNQFLANIRESDAIAQVVRGFSDPDVIHVDGDVNPASDMETINTELILADMQTLDKALPRYEKELKGKKIDASVVDAAKAALAALNDGTPLSLAGVDLEPIRELGLLTAKPFLYVFNVDEGVLQDKAKLAELADLVAPAKAIFLDAKLESELIELDEEDAAELLASIGQEESGLDQLARIGFETLGLQTYLTAGPKEARAWTIPKGATAPQAAGVIHGDFEKGFIKGEIISFEDLVETGSVAEARAKGKARMEGKEYVMQDGDVCEWRFNV
- a CDS encoding DUF1761 domain-containing protein, which gives rise to MIPEINYWAVLIATASTMVVGSVWYTPKVFGTIWMRLANVTPSGNAKDAVGPIITTVIVSFITAWVFAGAIWIAHAFYGGSFLSSALITGLLLWAGFTAARFVTHDAFEGRPVKLTMLNIAHELVTVVVMAVILGAWPPAM